TGTGGGACCTTCAAGTTCTGTATGACATGAAACAAAAGACTTCTTCGGGTCTTCATTTTGGATCTCGAATCGTTTTTGGAAGGGACGGAATGCTGTATATCTCTACCGGAGAGCGGGGAGAACGTAATCGGGCTCAGGACCTTTCGGATACGGCAGGGAAGGTATTGCGAATTCACCCTGATGGGAGGATCCCCCAGGATAACCCCTGGGTAAGCCAAAGGAACAGAGGAATAACAGGCGTTGGGGTTGTGGCTCCGGAAATCTATACCTATGGGAATAGGAATATTCAGGGGATGGCGGTGCATCCTGATACGGGAAAAATCTGGGTTCATGAACATGGCCCGAGGGGAGGAGATGAGATTAATGTTCTCATACCGGGAGCAAACTATGGGTGGCCCATTATTACCTATGGGAGGGAATATTCAGGAAACACCCCTATTGGAGAGGGAACTCATAAAGAGGGTATGGAACAGCCCCTTCTGCAGTGGACCCCTTCTATCGCTCCCTCAGGGATGACCTTTTATACCGGCGATAGATTTAGCAAATGGAAAGGAAACCTCTTTGTAGGAGCCCTGGTGGGACAACACCTCCGTCGCCTTGTACTGAATGGCGAACAGGT
The DNA window shown above is from Treponema sp. J25 and carries:
- a CDS encoding PQQ-dependent sugar dehydrogenase, with amino-acid sequence MKDIDGKKLVIWMLFFGIMLQSAFSFENTPIAEISSRLERFRVIRIASGLEYPWGLAFLPDGSLLVTERVGRMWILREGRTRQLVVGLPSMVTSGQGGLLDVALDPAFSTNRWVYFSYAAPGPRGTSGTAVARARLEGNQLWDLQVLYDMKQKTSSGLHFGSRIVFGRDGMLYISTGERGERNRAQDLSDTAGKVLRIHPDGRIPQDNPWVSQRNRGITGVGVVAPEIYTYGNRNIQGMAVHPDTGKIWVHEHGPRGGDEINVLIPGANYGWPIITYGREYSGNTPIGEGTHKEGMEQPLLQWTPSIAPSGMTFYTGDRFSKWKGNLFVGALVGQHLRRLVLNGEQVVEEEILLYQQIGRIRDVRTGPDGLLYILTDERNGGVFRLEPVY